Proteins encoded together in one Streptomyces sp. NA04227 window:
- a CDS encoding nuclear transport factor 2 family protein → MSSDTRIADRLDITDLFARLANLLDERRHDDAGTVYHQDIVVRGPRGELRGLDEVTAFLKSSWVEGQLTQHLHTGVLVELDGDRAKVSSNELVFFFREGEAPHRTGGLRTAGTAVRTPEGWRFSEMDIRLAWTQEQKQEQELEQA, encoded by the coding sequence GTGTCCAGTGACACCCGAATCGCCGATCGTCTCGACATCACCGACCTGTTCGCCCGCCTGGCCAACCTGCTCGACGAGCGCCGCCACGACGACGCGGGCACCGTCTACCACCAGGACATCGTGGTGCGCGGCCCGCGCGGCGAACTGCGCGGCCTCGACGAGGTGACCGCGTTCCTGAAGAGCAGTTGGGTCGAGGGCCAGCTCACGCAACACCTGCACACCGGCGTACTGGTGGAGCTCGACGGAGACCGCGCCAAGGTCAGCTCGAACGAGCTCGTGTTCTTCTTCCGCGAGGGCGAAGCCCCCCACCGGACCGGCGGCCTGCGCACGGCCGGAACCGCCGTACGAACCCCGGAAGGCTGGCGATTCAGCGAAATGGACATCCGGCTCGCCTGGACACAGGAGCAGAAGCAGGAGCAGGAGCTGGAGCAGGCGTAG
- a CDS encoding response regulator gives MTEAIWIKLIGTAPGVLWVAFAAVVYFTLRTTLIQRMVPRLTAVRALGIELELASELLDRAQDASESTVTATARRTALGRLEHAADALQGGKVLWVDDHPEGNASLVELFRSVGMEIDLALSTEEATPLFRRRPYDIIISDIDRDGDQRAGIKMLRKLEQYSVYAPVLIYAGRFDPERGIDQRIFAGTTVPVDLVHYVIDLMERARMGSL, from the coding sequence ATGACCGAGGCCATATGGATCAAACTCATAGGCACGGCCCCTGGCGTACTTTGGGTCGCTTTCGCCGCCGTCGTGTACTTCACGTTACGCACGACGCTGATCCAGCGCATGGTGCCTCGATTAACTGCCGTACGCGCTTTGGGAATTGAGCTCGAACTGGCCAGCGAGCTACTCGACCGCGCACAGGACGCGAGCGAGTCAACCGTCACCGCGACAGCCAGACGCACCGCACTGGGCCGGCTGGAGCACGCTGCCGACGCCCTCCAGGGCGGGAAGGTGCTGTGGGTGGACGACCACCCCGAGGGAAACGCCTCCTTGGTCGAGCTCTTCCGCTCCGTGGGCATGGAAATCGACCTGGCCCTGTCGACCGAGGAAGCCACTCCGCTGTTCCGGCGCAGGCCGTACGACATCATCATCAGCGACATCGACCGAGACGGTGACCAGCGAGCAGGCATCAAGATGCTGCGAAAACTGGAGCAGTACAGCGTCTACGCACCGGTGTTGATCTACGCGGGCAGGTTCGATCCCGAAAGAGGCATCGACCAAAGGATCTTCGCAGGCACCACCGTTCCGGTCGACCTGGTCCACTACGTCATCGACCTCATGGAAAGGGCGCGCATGGGGTCACTGTGA
- a CDS encoding DinB family protein codes for MAETPDGRPIPPPRADERTTLESWLDFHRATLALKCEGLDDVQVRLAAVPSSSMTLLGLVQHLAEVERNWFQRVFAGQDVPPVYGEQAEGGFALSPVRGMDEALAVWRGEVERGREVTAGSSLEDPGDLDGRPEAAYLGDQGVSLRWILVHMIEEYARHNGHADLLREALDGVTGA; via the coding sequence ATGGCAGAGACACCTGACGGACGCCCCATTCCTCCGCCGCGTGCCGATGAACGCACCACGCTGGAAAGCTGGTTGGACTTCCATCGCGCGACGCTCGCGCTCAAGTGCGAGGGGCTGGACGACGTTCAGGTACGCCTCGCCGCCGTACCGTCGTCGTCCATGACGCTGCTTGGCCTGGTCCAGCACCTGGCCGAAGTGGAACGCAACTGGTTCCAGCGGGTGTTCGCCGGTCAGGACGTACCGCCGGTGTACGGGGAGCAGGCGGAGGGCGGCTTCGCGCTGAGCCCGGTACGGGGCATGGACGAGGCACTGGCTGTCTGGCGCGGTGAAGTCGAGCGGGGGCGGGAGGTGACCGCCGGTTCGTCGCTGGAGGACCCGGGTGACCTCGACGGGCGCCCGGAAGCGGCGTATCTCGGGGATCAGGGCGTGTCGCTGCGCTGGATCCTGGTCCACATGATCGAGGAGTACGCACGGCACAACGGCCATGCGGACCTGCTCCGGGAGGCCTTGGACGGCGTCACGGGGGCGTGA
- a CDS encoding helix-turn-helix domain-containing protein, whose translation MANRTYVCGLDAAIAVMGGKWKGLILFSIGEGPLRFGELRRAVPGISERMLILQLREMEASGLVHREVYHQVPPKVEYSLTEFGHSLNAALGPLGEWGEEHMERIQALP comes from the coding sequence ATGGCCAACCGGACCTATGTCTGCGGACTCGATGCCGCGATCGCCGTCATGGGCGGTAAGTGGAAGGGTCTGATTCTGTTCTCGATCGGTGAAGGGCCGTTGCGCTTCGGGGAGTTGAGGAGGGCGGTGCCCGGCATCAGCGAGCGGATGCTGATCCTTCAGCTCAGGGAGATGGAAGCGAGTGGCCTGGTGCACCGCGAGGTCTACCACCAGGTCCCGCCCAAGGTGGAGTACTCGCTGACAGAGTTCGGCCACTCCCTCAACGCGGCACTCGGACCCCTCGGCGAGTGGGGCGAGGAGCACATGGAGCGTATCCAGGCCCTTCCCTGA
- a CDS encoding NAD(P)-dependent oxidoreductase, with product MTGNTPTPVTVIGLGSMGRALAEAFVDAGHPTTVWNRTPAKAAPLVAKGAVHAGSVRAAVEASPLVVTCLTTFDDTLSALEPAAAALSGRALVTLNSGSPAGARAMAAWATGRDARFLAGAVKNVPAAVGAPDTLLYYGGDRTVFDEYETTLKVLGGDTVHLGAEPDLAALYEMAVGGMLLPALVGFFQGAAIVRARGLEAASTVRFAEKWLDMIKSLLPIYAREIDSGDYTDAASSVNLFLAGAAHDEELAAETNVDASWLAPLNDLVKRAAEAGHADHSISALTEVLRKPE from the coding sequence ATGACCGGAAACACCCCCACCCCCGTAACCGTCATCGGACTGGGCTCGATGGGCCGGGCGCTGGCCGAAGCGTTCGTCGACGCCGGGCACCCGACGACGGTGTGGAACCGCACCCCGGCCAAGGCCGCGCCGCTGGTCGCAAAGGGCGCCGTCCACGCCGGGTCGGTGAGGGCCGCGGTCGAGGCGAGCCCCCTGGTGGTCACGTGCCTGACCACCTTCGACGACACGCTCTCCGCCCTGGAACCGGCCGCGGCGGCGCTGTCCGGGCGCGCGCTTGTCACCTTGAACAGCGGTTCGCCCGCCGGTGCCCGCGCCATGGCCGCCTGGGCAACCGGCCGCGACGCCCGGTTCCTGGCCGGAGCGGTGAAGAACGTGCCCGCGGCGGTGGGAGCGCCGGACACGCTGCTCTACTACGGCGGCGACAGGACGGTTTTCGACGAGTACGAGACCACGTTGAAGGTACTGGGCGGCGACACCGTCCACCTGGGGGCCGAGCCCGATCTCGCGGCCCTGTACGAGATGGCGGTGGGCGGCATGCTGCTCCCCGCGCTCGTCGGCTTCTTCCAGGGTGCCGCGATCGTGCGGGCCCGTGGGCTGGAGGCAGCCAGCACAGTGCGGTTCGCCGAGAAGTGGCTGGACATGATCAAGTCCCTGCTGCCCATCTACGCAAGGGAAATCGACAGCGGCGACTACACCGATGCCGCGTCCTCCGTGAACCTCTTCCTCGCGGGCGCGGCCCACGACGAAGAGCTGGCAGCGGAGACGAACGTCGACGCATCGTGGCTCGCCCCGCTGAACGACCTGGTGAAGCGGGCGGCGGAGGCAGGCCACGCCGACCACAGCATCTCGGCCCTGACCGAAGTCCTCAGGAAGCCGGAGTGA
- a CDS encoding NAD(P)-dependent oxidoreductase — MSEQEVRKVQDVQQAREVQNMREVQGVREVQGVREVQGVREAPGVRAVSIIGLGPMGRAMASAFLDKGYRVTVWNRTAGKADELVAAGADRAATLHDALTACELVVLSLTDHHAMYAVLESATEALSGRVLVNLGSDTPENARSAARWASGHGARYLTGGVQASPPDIGRPGFSTFYSGSKEAFDAHREALEVLTGTDFRGEDPGLAAVYYQVGMDLFWTTVLGWLHALALADAHGVPAEEILPSASSVLAGMPDFLAHYTPRIDAREYPGDIEKLTMGVASVDHVLQTARDAGVDTSLPRAVLEIFRHGAAAGYADSSATSVIEVLRSRNPARYTSGSQA; from the coding sequence ATGAGCGAGCAGGAAGTACGGAAAGTGCAGGACGTACAACAAGCGCGGGAAGTGCAGAACATGCGGGAAGTGCAGGGCGTACGGGAAGTGCAGGGCGTACGGGAAGTGCAGGGCGTACGGGAAGCGCCGGGAGTACGAGCAGTCTCGATCATCGGTCTCGGCCCCATGGGACGCGCGATGGCGAGCGCGTTCCTCGACAAGGGCTACCGCGTCACCGTCTGGAACCGGACCGCGGGCAAGGCGGACGAACTGGTGGCCGCGGGAGCCGACCGGGCCGCCACCCTCCACGACGCACTCACCGCCTGCGAACTGGTCGTGCTCAGCCTGACGGACCATCACGCGATGTATGCCGTACTGGAGTCGGCCACCGAGGCGCTGTCCGGCCGGGTCCTCGTCAATCTCGGCTCGGACACACCCGAGAACGCCCGCAGCGCCGCGCGGTGGGCGTCAGGACACGGCGCCCGGTACCTGACCGGCGGCGTACAGGCCTCACCGCCGGACATCGGGCGGCCCGGATTCTCCACCTTCTACAGCGGCTCGAAGGAGGCGTTCGACGCACACCGGGAGGCCCTGGAGGTACTCACCGGCACGGACTTCCGCGGCGAGGATCCCGGACTGGCGGCGGTGTACTACCAGGTGGGAATGGACCTGTTCTGGACGACGGTGCTCGGCTGGCTGCATGCGCTCGCACTGGCCGACGCCCACGGTGTCCCGGCCGAGGAGATCCTCCCGTCCGCGTCATCCGTACTCGCCGGAATGCCGGACTTCCTGGCCCACTACACGCCGAGGATCGACGCACGTGAATACCCGGGCGACATCGAGAAACTCACCATGGGTGTGGCGAGCGTCGACCATGTCCTGCAGACCGCCAGGGACGCGGGAGTCGACACCTCGCTGCCCAGGGCGGTCCTGGAGATCTTCCGGCACGGCGCGGCAGCCGGTTATGCGGACAGCAGCGCGACCAGCGTGATCGAGGTCCTGAGGAGCCGGAACCCGGCGCGCTACACCTCCGGTTCCCAGGCCTGA
- a CDS encoding bifunctional 2-polyprenyl-6-hydroxyphenol methylase/3-demethylubiquinol 3-O-methyltransferase UbiG, which produces MANVELAPSVMRFYSETVNEGTRLRHAADGRLELERTKELLRRFLPPAPARVLDVGGGTGVHAEWLVEDGYDVALVDPIARHVEQASAICPASLGDARALEAANDTYDVVQLLGPLYHLPEADDRRRALAEARRVVKPGGLIAAAAINRYASLFEHVTYAHLHTERMQASISKILSTAVHDGPGFTLAYFHRAEELADELREAGLAEVEVFGIEGPAWSLVKAAEQQPGEGPTEDLIASATAAARMAEPYPELLAASSHLLAVGRAPGAAV; this is translated from the coding sequence ATGGCAAATGTCGAATTGGCCCCTTCCGTCATGCGCTTCTACAGCGAAACAGTCAACGAGGGCACCCGTCTCCGCCACGCCGCCGACGGCCGTCTCGAACTTGAGCGGACCAAGGAACTCCTGCGGCGCTTTCTGCCTCCGGCGCCCGCGCGGGTACTGGACGTCGGTGGCGGTACCGGCGTGCATGCCGAGTGGCTGGTCGAGGACGGCTACGACGTTGCCCTGGTGGATCCGATCGCCCGGCATGTGGAGCAGGCGTCCGCCATCTGCCCGGCTTCCCTTGGGGACGCCCGCGCTCTGGAAGCGGCCAACGACACATACGACGTAGTGCAGTTGCTCGGCCCGCTGTATCACCTGCCGGAAGCCGACGACAGGCGCCGGGCCCTCGCGGAGGCCCGGCGCGTGGTGAAGCCGGGCGGGTTGATCGCCGCGGCGGCGATCAACCGGTACGCCTCGCTCTTCGAGCACGTCACGTATGCGCATCTGCACACCGAACGTATGCAGGCCTCGATCTCCAAGATCCTGAGTACGGCTGTCCACGATGGCCCAGGCTTCACTCTGGCGTACTTCCATCGTGCCGAGGAACTCGCCGACGAACTCCGCGAGGCGGGGCTCGCCGAGGTGGAGGTCTTTGGTATCGAAGGCCCGGCCTGGTCGCTCGTCAAGGCCGCCGAGCAGCAGCCCGGCGAGGGGCCGACCGAGGATCTGATCGCCTCCGCGACGGCGGCCGCGCGGATGGCCGAGCCGTATCCCGAGCTGCTTGCGGCGAGTTCGCACCTGCTCGCGGTGGGGCGGGCGCCTGGGGCGGCAGTCTGA
- a CDS encoding ATP-binding protein, with product MTNSVRHARTSPGREISTEFSLTPARLRVAVSDACDVIPEARRAEEDDEGGRGLALVALLSSRWEVAPRRINAHCTIGKTVWFELDR from the coding sequence ATGACCAACTCCGTACGGCATGCCCGCACTTCACCCGGGCGCGAGATCAGCACCGAGTTCAGCCTGACTCCCGCGCGTTTACGGGTAGCCGTCTCGGACGCGTGCGATGTCATTCCCGAGGCACGCCGCGCAGAAGAGGACGACGAAGGAGGGCGGGGGCTGGCTCTGGTGGCGCTGCTTTCCTCGCGCTGGGAAGTCGCTCCGCGAAGGATCAACGCCCATTGCACGATCGGAAAGACGGTCTGGTTTGAATTGGACCGGTGA
- a CDS encoding 3' terminal RNA ribose 2'-O-methyltransferase Hen1, with translation MFLTIETTGTPDAPATDLGFLLHKHPGRAQAFSTSYGTAHVFYPEAAAEQCRAALLLDVDPAALVRHGRGKGRGGAPDAAMAQYVNDRPYAASSLLAVAIGAVFSSALKGQCVARPELPERELPLVVTVPAVSARGGVELVHALFAPLGWTVAAEPVPLDEQFPEWGDSRYVRLELHGRMPLAHALRHLYVLLPVLDDSKHYWVSADEVDKLLRAGEGWLPGHPEQALITSRYLARRRSLTRAADERLELLRLAEADDRTAESVDNAVSADENTDDSDSTDGARDAHPSPQPLAVQRRTALLTALRQAQARRVLDLGCGQGQLVRELLADPVFTEIVGVDVSMRALTFAARRIGLERLGERQAARVRLVQGSLAYTDARLKGYDAAVLSEVIEHLDEERLPALEYAVFGAARPGTVLVTTPNVEYNVRWETLPAGEVRHHDHRFEWNRGQFADWAGQVAERYGYGFRLVPVGPDDPEVGPPTQMAVFTRREEDEKRKGEAAA, from the coding sequence GTGTTCCTCACCATAGAAACCACCGGCACCCCGGACGCCCCCGCGACCGACCTGGGATTTCTGCTGCACAAGCATCCCGGGCGGGCGCAGGCGTTCTCCACCTCCTACGGCACCGCGCACGTCTTCTACCCAGAGGCGGCGGCGGAGCAATGCCGCGCGGCGTTGTTGCTCGATGTGGATCCTGCGGCGCTGGTGCGGCACGGGCGGGGGAAGGGGCGCGGCGGGGCGCCGGACGCGGCGATGGCGCAGTACGTCAACGACCGGCCGTACGCGGCCTCTTCGCTGCTTGCCGTCGCCATCGGCGCGGTGTTCTCCAGCGCGCTGAAGGGACAGTGCGTGGCGCGGCCCGAACTGCCGGAGCGGGAACTGCCGTTGGTGGTCACCGTGCCCGCGGTGTCCGCGCGCGGCGGTGTGGAGCTGGTGCACGCGCTCTTCGCGCCGCTCGGCTGGACCGTCGCCGCCGAACCGGTACCGCTCGACGAGCAGTTCCCCGAGTGGGGCGACTCGCGTTACGTACGCCTGGAGTTGCACGGCCGGATGCCGCTCGCGCACGCGCTGCGGCACCTGTATGTGCTGCTGCCGGTGCTCGACGACAGCAAGCACTACTGGGTCAGCGCCGATGAGGTCGACAAGCTGCTGCGCGCGGGCGAGGGCTGGCTCCCCGGACACCCCGAGCAGGCTCTGATCACCAGCCGCTATCTGGCCCGTCGCCGGTCCCTCACCCGGGCCGCCGACGAGCGCCTTGAGCTGCTGCGACTGGCCGAGGCCGACGACCGTACGGCCGAGAGCGTCGACAACGCCGTGAGCGCGGACGAGAACACCGACGACAGCGACAGCACCGACGGCGCCCGCGACGCCCACCCGAGCCCCCAGCCCCTCGCCGTCCAGCGCCGCACCGCCCTGCTCACCGCCCTCCGCCAGGCGCAGGCCCGCCGGGTGCTCGATCTCGGTTGCGGGCAGGGGCAGTTGGTACGGGAGCTGCTGGCCGACCCGGTGTTCACGGAGATCGTCGGAGTAGATGTCTCGATGCGGGCGCTGACCTTCGCGGCCCGCCGGATCGGCCTGGAGCGGCTCGGTGAACGCCAGGCCGCACGCGTGCGCCTCGTCCAGGGCTCGCTCGCCTACACCGACGCCCGGCTCAAGGGCTACGACGCCGCGGTCCTCAGCGAGGTCATCGAGCACCTCGACGAGGAGCGGCTGCCCGCCCTGGAGTACGCGGTCTTCGGCGCCGCCCGGCCCGGCACCGTCCTGGTGACCACGCCCAACGTCGAGTACAACGTGCGCTGGGAGACGCTGCCGGCGGGCGAGGTCCGCCACCACGACCACCGTTTCGAGTGGAACCGTGGCCAGTTCGCCGACTGGGCAGGGCAGGTCGCGGAGCGCTACGGCTACGGGTTCCGGCTCGTCCCCGTGGGGCCGGACGACCCCGAGGTGGGGCCGCCGACACAGATGGCCGTCTTCACCCGGCGGGAAGAGGACGAGAAGAGGAAGGGAGAGGCAGCGGCATGA
- a CDS encoding polynucleotide kinase-phosphatase yields the protein MSNPNNENRPTTEAPEPSEALEPGETTKSAEATQPGEATGSGEATEPTEPGRVLPITDLSLIVLVGASGSGKSTFARRHFKSTEVLSSDFCRGLVADDENDQSASKDAFDVLHHIAGKRLAAGRLTVVDATNVQQEGRRQLIALAREYDVLPIAVVLDVPEEVCAARNARRTDRADMPRRVIQRHTRELRRSLRHLEREGFRRVHVLRGEEEVSAARIVRERRYNDLSHLTGPFDLIGDVHGCAAELETLLAELGYVDGHHPEGRTAVFLGDLVDRGPDSPGVLRRVMGMVAAGDALCVPGNHENKLGRHLAGRKVRVSHGLAETLAQLEGESEEFRARVREFIDSLVSHYVLDGGRLVVCHAGLPEKYHGRTSGRVRSHALYGDTTGETDEFGLPVRYPWAEEYRGRATVVYGHTPVPRASWLNNTICLDTGAVFGGRLTALRWPERELVDVPAEKVWYEPAKPLGAAAPGGQDGRPLDLGDVTGRRVVETRHLGRVAVREENAAAALEVMSRFAIDPRLLPYLPPTMAPTAASREEGFLEHPAEAFAQFAADGVGRVVCEEKHMGSRAVVLVCRDAAAARERFGVPGSGEDGPTGAVCTRTGRSFFTDRAMTERVLERLRAAVTAAGLWEELDTDWLLLDAELLPWSLKASGLLRSQYASVGAAAAAAFPGVLDALESAKARGADVGALLDRQRERAADAAAFTEAYRRYCWPTDGLVGVRLAPFQILAVRGKSLALLPHDEQLALIDRLVAQDAALTEGTGEGAGPLLQTTRRLLVDTADAESVRAGTDWWLELTAAGGEGMVVKPSTPGVRDGSKRLVQPGVKVRGREYLRIIYGPEYTRPEHLQRLRGRSLGHKRSLALREYALGLEALDRLAEGEPLWRVHEAVFAVLALESEPVDPRL from the coding sequence ATGAGCAACCCGAACAACGAGAACCGGCCCACCACCGAGGCCCCCGAGCCGAGCGAGGCCCTTGAGCCCGGCGAGACCACCAAGTCCGCCGAAGCCACCCAGCCCGGCGAAGCCACCGGATCCGGCGAAGCCACCGAACCCACCGAGCCCGGCCGCGTCCTCCCCATCACCGACCTCTCCCTCATCGTCCTCGTCGGCGCCTCCGGCTCCGGTAAGTCGACCTTCGCGCGGCGGCACTTCAAGTCGACCGAAGTGCTGTCCTCGGACTTCTGCCGCGGTCTTGTCGCCGACGACGAGAACGACCAGAGCGCCAGCAAGGACGCCTTCGACGTGCTGCACCACATCGCGGGCAAGCGGCTGGCGGCCGGGCGGCTGACCGTGGTGGACGCGACCAATGTGCAGCAGGAGGGGCGGCGTCAACTCATCGCGTTGGCACGGGAGTACGACGTACTGCCGATCGCGGTCGTGCTCGATGTGCCGGAGGAGGTGTGTGCCGCGCGCAACGCACGGCGCACCGACCGGGCGGACATGCCGCGCCGGGTGATCCAGCGGCACACCCGTGAACTGCGGCGCTCGCTACGGCACTTGGAGCGGGAGGGCTTCCGCAGGGTGCATGTGCTGCGCGGCGAGGAGGAGGTCTCGGCGGCGCGGATCGTCCGCGAGCGGCGTTACAACGACCTCTCTCACCTCACCGGCCCCTTCGACCTGATCGGCGATGTGCACGGCTGCGCCGCCGAGTTGGAGACCCTGCTCGCCGAGCTCGGCTACGTCGACGGGCACCACCCCGAGGGCCGTACCGCCGTCTTCCTCGGTGACCTGGTGGACCGCGGTCCGGACAGCCCGGGTGTCCTGCGCCGGGTGATGGGCATGGTCGCCGCGGGCGACGCGCTCTGCGTGCCCGGCAACCACGAGAACAAGCTCGGCCGTCACCTGGCGGGCCGCAAGGTGCGGGTCTCGCACGGACTCGCCGAGACACTGGCCCAGTTGGAGGGCGAGAGCGAGGAATTCCGCGCGCGGGTAAGGGAGTTCATCGACTCGCTGGTCAGTCACTACGTGCTCGACGGCGGGCGTCTGGTGGTCTGCCACGCGGGCCTGCCGGAGAAGTACCACGGCCGCACCTCGGGCCGGGTCCGCTCGCACGCGCTGTACGGCGACACCACCGGCGAGACCGACGAGTTCGGGCTGCCGGTGCGCTATCCGTGGGCGGAGGAGTACCGGGGCCGCGCCACCGTGGTCTACGGGCACACTCCGGTGCCCCGGGCGAGCTGGCTCAACAACACCATCTGCCTGGACACCGGTGCCGTGTTCGGCGGACGGCTGACCGCGCTGCGCTGGCCGGAACGCGAACTGGTCGACGTACCGGCCGAGAAGGTCTGGTACGAGCCGGCCAAGCCGCTCGGCGCCGCCGCACCGGGCGGCCAGGACGGGCGGCCGCTCGACCTCGGCGACGTCACCGGCAGGCGGGTCGTGGAGACCCGGCACCTGGGCCGGGTGGCGGTGCGGGAGGAGAACGCGGCGGCGGCGCTCGAAGTCATGAGCCGGTTCGCGATCGATCCGCGGCTGCTGCCGTATCTGCCGCCGACCATGGCGCCCACCGCGGCCTCCCGCGAGGAAGGCTTTCTGGAGCATCCGGCGGAGGCCTTCGCGCAGTTCGCGGCGGACGGCGTGGGGCGGGTGGTGTGCGAGGAGAAGCACATGGGCTCGCGCGCCGTGGTCCTGGTGTGCCGTGACGCGGCGGCGGCCCGTGAGCGTTTCGGTGTGCCCGGCAGCGGTGAGGACGGCCCCACCGGCGCCGTCTGCACCCGTACCGGCCGGTCGTTCTTCACGGACCGGGCGATGACCGAACGGGTACTTGAGCGGCTGCGCGCGGCGGTGACGGCGGCCGGACTGTGGGAGGAGCTGGACACCGACTGGCTGCTCCTCGACGCCGAGTTGCTGCCGTGGTCGCTGAAGGCGTCGGGGCTGCTGCGGTCCCAGTACGCCTCCGTCGGCGCGGCCGCGGCGGCGGCCTTCCCCGGGGTGCTCGACGCCCTGGAGAGCGCGAAGGCGCGCGGCGCGGACGTCGGCGCGCTGCTGGACCGGCAGCGCGAACGGGCCGCGGACGCCGCCGCGTTCACCGAGGCCTACCGCAGGTACTGCTGGCCCACCGACGGCCTCGTGGGCGTACGGCTGGCGCCCTTCCAGATCCTGGCGGTACGGGGCAAGAGCCTCGCGCTGCTCCCGCACGACGAGCAACTCGCCCTGATCGACCGGCTGGTGGCGCAGGACGCGGCGCTGACGGAGGGTACGGGTGAGGGAGCCGGACCCCTGCTGCAAACCACCCGGCGGCTCCTCGTCGACACCGCCGACGCCGAGTCGGTACGCGCGGGCACCGACTGGTGGCTGGAACTGACGGCGGCCGGCGGCGAGGGCATGGTCGTCAAGCCGTCCACGCCCGGGGTACGGGACGGCTCGAAGCGCCTGGTCCAGCCCGGCGTGAAGGTACGCGGGCGCGAGTACCTGCGGATCATCTACGGTCCCGAGTACACCCGCCCCGAGCACCTCCAGCGACTGCGCGGCCGCTCCCTCGGCCACAAGCGCTCCCTGGCCCTGCGCGAGTACGCCCTCGGCCTGGAGGCCCTGGACCGCCTGGCCGAGGGCGAGCCGCTGTGGCGGGTGCACGAGGCCGTGTTCGCGGTACTGGCTCTGGAGTCGGAGCCGGTGGATCCGCGGTTGTGA
- a CDS encoding DUF6879 family protein produces the protein MVRQLRFIGTDSKIDGCPALHTDEGTGDIIVQGTPVTDPEDLAQLQHLGADEAAVAVPRELLVNWGPKERERVPELVDRATFRRLFETFKHTAWRLETRRGYASDRQDPDFQAFLATGSSPCDPGEPWFLTIKTQTDAGKRVGRVRVADRPPTTEQLFLLDYARHNAAFGEDIRYVWREGADEVGLPAEDFWIFDSRLVALLHFDNEDNLIGIELITEPAEVVRYAMVRDAAMHHAIPLDRFAEQVATDE, from the coding sequence ATGGTTCGTCAATTGCGCTTCATCGGCACGGACAGCAAGATCGATGGTTGCCCCGCGTTGCACACGGACGAAGGCACCGGTGACATCATCGTGCAGGGCACACCCGTCACCGACCCCGAGGACCTCGCACAGCTCCAGCACTTGGGGGCCGACGAGGCAGCCGTGGCTGTGCCGCGCGAACTGCTCGTGAACTGGGGACCGAAGGAGAGGGAGCGGGTGCCGGAACTCGTCGACCGAGCCACCTTTCGCCGTCTCTTCGAGACCTTCAAGCACACGGCTTGGAGGCTGGAGACCCGGCGCGGTTACGCATCGGACCGACAGGACCCAGACTTTCAAGCGTTCCTGGCCACCGGCTCCTCGCCCTGCGACCCGGGCGAACCCTGGTTCCTCACCATCAAGACCCAGACCGACGCGGGCAAGCGTGTGGGCCGCGTCCGCGTAGCCGACAGGCCGCCCACCACGGAACAGCTGTTCCTGCTCGACTACGCCCGGCACAACGCCGCGTTCGGCGAGGACATCCGGTACGTGTGGCGCGAGGGCGCCGACGAGGTCGGTCTGCCCGCCGAGGACTTCTGGATCTTCGACTCACGGTTGGTCGCCCTGCTGCACTTCGACAACGAGGACAACCTGATCGGCATCGAGCTGATCACCGAACCGGCTGAGGTGGTGCGGTACGCCATGGTGCGTGACGCGGCGATGCACCACGCGATCCCACTCGACCGGTTCGCCGAGCAGGTGGCCACGGACGAGTAG